CTCCATCACAGCACAAGTTTGCACAGAGTCTTCTGCAGGGAGGAAGCAGTTGGAGTGACATGTGAAGAAGCAGTTGTTACAGTTCATGGTAAAACAGTTTACAGGGGTTCTCTTTGCTTTCATCACCTCCACCTCTTGttcaaaattctgattttttgcCATGCTCTCGCTCTCATTTTCCAAACATAGCTTGAATTTTTTGATCTCACTCAATTTAGAGAGACCAGCAGTTATTTGAGGGGTCAGACTTGTCATGGCTTTCTCAAGGCGCTCTCGTTCCTCTAAGACCTTTATAGTCATGGACAGATCTTTGCTTTCAATGGTCCCCAGTGTCTTGAAAAAAGCCTTCATCTGTTTGAAGGTTTTGTCCCAGACAAGCTCAGTCAGTTTATctcctccatcatcatcatcatctgaatcACTGTCAGAGGTTGTAGGCTCTTCTACATTTTTGTCTGCATACACAGCTGAATTGTTGAACTTGAAATGGGTGGGCTGTCCCTTTTTATTCTTTTGACAGGGCAGATCTGCTGCTTTGATAGCTTCTAGAACTGGGGTGTCTTTACCATCTGCAAATGTCACCAAAATTAGGATGTTGTCTACGACATCTTTGCCAAAAATGGATAAGACTGAGTCAAAGATGTACTTCTGGGTGCCACTCAGGCGGGAAAGAGAGGATTGGACAACGAAGCAGATGGCATCAATGTGATCGATTCCCAAAGGGCTACAAAGAAAGCTTTTGACCTGCTCTGTAATAAGTTTATCATGTGCGATTCCTCTTGTATCACCAAATCCTGGTGTGTCTACAATTGTGAGAGAATAGGGAATTTGAAAGCCAGGCTGATTGTACAGCTCGAAAGATGAGACGATAGATGTCTGACTCTCGGCCTGTGTGCGATTGGTCACTTCATTGATCAGTTTGAAGCGATATGCATCCTGCCATTTTACGCCTAGTATGTAATTGATCATCACATTGATGAGCGTGGTTTTTCCTGCACCCGTTGATCCCAAAAGAAGAATTACTTTGTTTTTCACATCCTCCACCTTTCTTTCGAAAACATACTGATTAAAACTTACATTCTCTGACATTTTTTTGTATAGCTTCAGTGAATGGATTGACGGATTGCCCTTTTTTATTCGTAAAGATTGATTCAAGAACAACCCACTCCCATCCTTATTTGATTCTTTACCCTTAAAACTGTCCGAAAACAAAGTTTCAGGACTGGGGAGACTCACTCCATCATTTCCACAGTTTGCAAAAACTCTGACCGTGTAAATTGTGTCTCCTTTCAGTCCCTGAAGAGTGCACTCCCTGTTTGTAGATTTCACAGACTTCCAAGGCCTTTCACTTTCATGATCCTTTGTGCATTCTCTAAACTCCAACATGTATCCAGTGATCAGAACATCCTCACCCACAGATGTAGGAACATCCCAGACTACAGTTCCTGACTCAGATTCTACTTGTTTTACTGTAGGTGCTCCAGGAGGAGCACATGGACGAGTCCTGAAGAATGATGTTGTGTCACTTGTCAGACTTACTCCTGGACGACACACAGCCTTGCAGGTAAAACAATATTCTTTATGTGGTTTTAACTGATTGACAGTTACCTGATCAGAAACCCCATTAGTATCCACATCTTTCCATTCAGAGCTCTGTGCAGACTGATATGAAATACAGTAGGAGTCCACACAGCTCACCCCGCGGTCAGGAGGTTTGATTTGCAGATGTATGCAGTCATGCTCAGCACTCAAGAAAACGGGCATTGGTGGTTTTGAGGGAAGCTCATACTGTGAGCTGATGAGTCTCCCTCTTTCATAAACATGAATTGAAGAGGCAGTGCTAAGTTCATCTGGGATTGATGCAATGCAGAATTCaatgttttttcttcctttattGGCTTCTTTAAAATCTAGGAAGGCTTGTATGGTTGCCCTGGTCAATGTAGTTGCATCTCCTGATGAAAACCATTTCTCTGTCTTCTTTGAGGAGTTTTGATCAAAACTTATCTGCTCTCCACTGTTACAGGATTGTGCCTTCAGGTAATTCTCCAAGTCTGAAAGGTATGGTTCCTTTTTGTTTAAGGAGGTAAGTGCAAAAGCTATCACATAGTTATTGGATGCTTTCAAGACAACTTTATCCAAGTCGTTGCTGGATGAAAGAACAGGGACATCTTTCATGATTTCGAGGTACGATCTAACAACATTCATCTCTCGCTCTCGCTCATTTAGAAACTTGGTTATCAAAGCACCCTTAAATGGGGATCTTTCTTTGTCATTCAGGGCATCAATAAGCTCCTGTTCTTCTTTTCCTCCACCCCTTATGGATGGAAGAAGCCTGCAGAGATGTTTCTGAAAAACAATTTTGTACTCTGAACAGAAGTCTTTACAATTACTGATCTTAGCTGTGATTTCAGGGAATTGAATGGCAATATTGTCCCTCATCAGATCTTTACATTGAATGTCAGAATTATGCAGTTCATTCATGATCCGTTGGGCACGTCGTATTAGGCTAACACTGATCTCCCGGACTAACTGAGCGGCTGCTGAATCTAGTTTTTTCAGAGGGTAAAGCCACACGGTCATGGGCACAGCATTCTCTCCATGTTCTCCCAACATTTTTGGTAGCTCTGAGTACACCTTGATGGCATCGACATAGGAGACTGGATTGTTTTCCAGAGCAAAATCTCCATGAAAAGTGCAGCTGAACTTGTCAATTTTCTCTTGTTCcatctcattcatttttaaagatgcCTGACCCTCTACTGATATTAAAGGTATCTTTTTGATCGATGCTTGGAGGTCACCTTGTATCTTTTGATGGTTTTCATTGGACGAAACCTCACGATCAAAAATAAAGAATGCTTGAGCTCCATACAGTAGAGCTGTAACAACATGTGTGGCCGAGCCCTCCTGAAATACATTGCAGTGCTTTACGTTCCCTGCCCCAAGATGCTCCATAGTTAACTGCTCAAAGCGCGAGGTTGTATAATACTGTAAGGTGACCCGAGAATGATGTTTCGATGACTTCTTGTTATTTAAATACTCTGCTGATCCTTTCACACTGACTAATCCACACAGAAAGCTGGCTTCAAGAGATGCAGAGACATTAAGAGCACTGGCTTTGTCTTCACTTGAATCTGTGGCAATTATTTTGAAGTCAGTGTTTGGCTGTGGCCTTACATTAATATTCTTCTGCAGCATCTCAGCATCCCAAAGtgttattccttaaaaaaaaataaaaagaattttaaaacacacacacacacacacacacacacacacacacacgtatatatatggTAAAGCCATGTGTGACAAACTAAGGGCACTCTTCCTTTAAACATAGGAATTAAAAAGGTAAGTAACAGTGAGGCACTGCTAATCAAATACCTTTAATTAACCGATCATCAGCAAGTGTGGGCACCTCTATAAAAGCAAAAGATTTGTCTGTTTGCTGGTCTGGAGCTTTCAGATGTGTGTTAACAATGCCAAAGAGGAAAGACATCAGCAATGATCTTACAGAAGCTATTGTTGCTGCCGTCAGACTGGGAAGGGTAATAAGGCCATTTCCGAACAATTTTTGAAGTCCATCATTTCACAGTGAGGAAGATTATTCACAAGTGGAAGACATTCAAGAAAGAAACCAATCCTCCCAGGAGTAGACGAAATTCACCCATGATCAGAAATTGCAGAGAACCCAAGAACTACACCTCAGACTCTACAGGCCTCAGTTAACATGCTAAATGATAAAGTTTGTGACAGTACTATTAGAAAAATACCAGACAAGTATGGCATGTTTGGAAGGGTTGCCAGAAGAAAGCCTTTtcgctctaaaaaaaaaaaaaaaaaaacatggcaggATAGCTTAGGTTTGCAAAGTTGCATCTGAACAAACCATAAGACTTCTAGAACAATGTCCTTTGAAGAGGCAAGACCAAAGTGGAGATGTTTGGCCATAAAGCACAGTGCCACATTTGGTGAAAGCCAGAATAGCATATCAGCCTCATACAAAAAGTCAATCATGCTGGTGGATGGCTGATGATTTTAGGCTAGTTTTGTGGCCACAGGACCAGGGCACCTCACAGTCATTGAGTCCACCTCTGTATTCCAAAGTATTAGTCAAATGTGAGGCCATCCGTTTGACAGCTAAAGCTTGGCCAAAATTGGGTCACGCAAtaggacaatgatcccaagcacaccagcaaatctacaaaagaacacaagaaaataattaaGGTGTTGCAATAGCCCATTCAAAGTCCAGACCTCATCCCAGAGCAgatcctccctatacgcaaaTACTGTACGCAAGCTATATTGCAATATTAGTGGTCACAGAACTCCTTTTCCAAACAGTTCACCATTTGTTTCATTCTGCTTCCTGTATTTCTTACAGCGACTGTCATGGCGGACAGCCAAatccacttttatttttaaaataatactgtttctgtgtcacagaatgtagttttaagagttttttaggTGAATACGTGTTTAGATAATGTATAATAAAgataacatctatttgaaaaaTTGCTTCAATGTTTTTGGAGATGTGAGCTTCAGGGCGTCAGAGGCCGTTCAGCACTCATGAAACTACTAATCATAAAACCCGTTTTACTGACGagacacaaaaaattaaaagaataacaaacaaaacaaaaaaaaaaaaaacacaacaaaaaaaaaaaacaaaaatcaaaaataaaaaaacaaataaatacaaaaagtaaaagcaaaagaCAAGAACAAACAAGGAGCAAGTCAAAAACTCAGAACTACAAAGGACTAGACAGGACAAGGGCACAAGACCAATTAGGCACGTAGACAGGAACACATACTCAACCACATCCACCGACAGCAACAAACACAGTGAGGGTAAGAATGACCACAAACCAGCAAACACAATAGGGCAAGGGGCACTATAAATAGGGAGAAAAACACGaggaacaggtgagcacaattagaCCAACAACGGTAACAAGAGGGTGTggtaaaaaaaggaaacaaggagGAGGGACTAAAGGACATGGCTAAGAAAACAATCAACAAGGCCATGTGCTGACACAAGACATagacacaagaaacaaaaacacaagacaaacagAGTGTCAGTGCAAAACCCTGACAATTATTTgaagaaataataacaatatattgtcataatattaacataaaaaatttaaatatatataaaatgcaaaactaTTGATGTAAATGCCTAAAATATTTTGACTATGTGTAGTTTTTGTTCGTTTTGTCATGGCAGAAGAATCAGTAACATGCTTAGTTATAACTAAAGCTAATTTAAATGATCTTGGAAATGTTTTTACCTGGAATGAGGAGATCTCTTCGGCAGTCATAAAGCATTCCTAATTGAAAAGGGCGGCCAAGACAAGCCAGTTCGATGGTCTCAGAGTTCGACATCTttctaaaagttgacaaaataatCCTTAATATAGCCTTATATAACTTTAGATCATTGTTTTTTGAAAAGTATTTAGAATAaggtattttttctttcagttggTGACCAAACTTGAAAGAATTAATGAAATAGAACCTCATATAATGAATCAACACAGAATTTAGCAATTTTGATATCTGAAAAGTGGATTTCAATAGGCCAATATTGTGCTCGATTTATTATTCTTActgttttgcttttatatttgattggttgtttgaggttttgatatatatatatatatatatatatatatatatatatatatatatatatatatatatatatatatatatatatatatattgtaattttgtgtTGTAATTATTAATGACACTTTTTGTGTTGGAAAAGATGGAAGAAATTCATGCAGGTGCGGCACTACATAAgtgtaaataaatgatatataaaatggATTATCTTAGTTATGTTTGGATTTTCTTAGTTTTAAACATatctacatattttaatattgaaagtgTAGGACAAGTGTAAGACAATAAAAGCTATACACTTAAAGGGCATTTTAACAGTAGTAAATATAACTGTTGAGGGCATGGTGAAAAGTTTTCAAAATTAACCTTCATTTAACAAGAAGAAAACAGGTGCTagttttcagaagaaaaaaaaacctgaacataGATACATTTTTCACCTCTATAAACACCttcaaaaatagcaataaatcaataaaattatgaAGTCTATAGAGCAATTATTGAGCAATTACTAGAGCATCATATGTAAAGGAGACCTAATTGCATTTATGCCCCAGCATTTCagagataaaataatttaatagtgcATACCTTTTTTATCCAGTATATTTTTTCAGAATGATTTGTCCTTTTAGTCTGAGTTTCAGTCCCTGATCATTGTGAACTGAGTGCTGGGGTTTTATAGAGTTAAGTAAGGCCACACCTTAAAACAATGTGATTGGGCAAGTGACAAGTCtcttaaatagaaaataaaattgtgtagACATGGTCTAAAAGTGTGTGTACTCTGACGTGTTGCTTGTGGGAACAAAtagacaaaattatatatataaacaatgtatatacaaacaaaaatatatatagtataaactAAGGTTTCTAGGTCTTTATATGTACAAAGAGCTTTAtgtacaaacagaaacaaaatgttttgtactGCAGTCACAGttatataatttcacaaaacaactgaaaaaaaaagtcaagtttaAATGGAGTAATATCTGATCTGGTCaaattttaattagctttaattgttattaattttaaatctcCATACTACAGATTAATGAGAGATGTAGGCCTGTATTTATATGCCTTAAAAAACCTGCAGTGTAAAAATTCATTTACTGTTTATTGCTAGATTTTTGGTTACATCGATTGAAATGATAACCATTTCTGTAGTTGATTTTGTTTATAAGTAAGTCTAGAGCACcacttttactttacttaaaagGTACACTCTGGTCATTCGTCCTTTGGCATTTACATAAAACAAGATCTGGCTTATTAAGGTTTTTTAGTAGGtcaaaacgtctcggttacgtatggtaaccctcgttccctgaaggagggaacggagacgccacgtcggtgaccgacgaaaatgggatatcgcttcgatagaccaatctacttcgagtgtaaactaaacgagccaatgcacattggcatgcaattattgcatccagctgccgctgatcacagcgtgagtataataaggcagcagatccaatgcataccaggttttcgctgaggagccgagccggagacccggcggctcagcggtggtacagcaaccatggcgacgggacgtagCGTCTCCGTtacctccttcagggaacgagggttaccatacgtaaccgagacgttccctttcagtcggtcactctcgacgccacgtcggtgaccgacgaaaatgggatccctaccaaagcgccatgggtgctgccccttccagtgccctgtgcgagccgcctgcgcccctattaggtgtaggccggggctcggaacaagtagctccactcaccattgtcaaagcactacctcactgggtgagactggataacactgggaaaacgtacccgttcccacttggaacagggacgctgcggaagctccatccttcccgaaggaggtctcgggagcaaatacacatatagcatccgtttaggtgtatatggaaaaATTTGAGGTGATCCAAACCctcctggaaaggcagaagtctgccggggaaacacgggctctaaggctataccgtggactatacgcatacgagtaccgcttaggtctcaatatggaacccagccttctatggttctcacggattcatcatgaaggcctggcgccggacgttccgccgtgtccagctgcctagggtgatggaggatctcaacagggtctacagtacggacactctggagcagttttagcaagccgacactaaccggggcctctcggtgccattacccgtttgaggtgagaacccaggaggataccggctctacacgaaggctatagaacctagcaaacgtgttaggggtcgcccagcccgcagctctacaaatatctgtcagcgaggtgccacgagccagcgcccaggaggatgcaacacttcttgttgagtgagctcacaacctgaacgggcagggcacaccctgtgcctgataagccagggctatggcatccacaatccagcgggccatcctctgcttagagacggcattccccttctgccggcctccgtaacagacaaagagctggtctgaggtcctgaagctttgtgtccggtctacgtagcatctcaatgctcggacgggacagagcaaagctagggctgggtctgcctcctccaggggcagcgcttgcaggttcaccacttggtctttgaagggtgtagtgggaaccttgggcacgtagccgggccggggcctcaggattacctgggagtcagccggcccaaactctaggcacgaatcgccgaccgaaaatgcatgcaggtcccctaccctcttgaaggaggccagtgcaagcaggagcagagttttcaatgaaagaaactttggcttcgactgaatgcaaaggctcgaatgggccctgctgtagagatttcagcaccagagtcaggtcccaagagggtatagaggggggccgggaaggatttaacctcctggcccctctaaggaacctgatgacaaggtcatgcttacctaaagacttcccattcatggggtcatggtacgcagcaatagcaacctggactttgagggtggagggagacagccttcgctccagcccttgctgcagaaaggaaaagcacaaccgcaatcgggcatcttcgggggtcttctcggcgagaaagaacaccactcgacgaacaggttccacttcaaggcgtaagcgtgtctcgtagacggtgatcttgccgaagtgatggtgttcgctacctcctggggcaggtcacctagaacctccgcgtcccgtccagggaccagacatggagtttccaaaggtctggacgcgggtgccaaatggtgccccgtctctgagtcagtagatccttcctcagaggaatcggccaaggaggggctgttgcgaggagcaccagttcggggaaccaggttcgcgtgggccaatacggcgccactagcaagacttgctcctcgtcctcccggactttgcacagtgtctgtgcaagaaggctcactgggggaaacgcatacttgcgtaggccccgcggccagctgtgtgccagtgcatccctgccgagagttccctcggtcagtgagtagaacaactggcagtgagaggt
Above is a genomic segment from Cyprinus carpio isolate SPL01 chromosome A2, ASM1834038v1, whole genome shotgun sequence containing:
- the LOC109099094 gene encoding uncharacterized protein LOC109099094 isoform X3 translates to MLQKNINVRPQPNTDFKIIATDSSEDKASALNVSASLEASFLCGLVSVKGSAEYLNNKKSSKHHSRVTLQYYTTSRFEQLTMEHLGAGNVKHCNVFQEGSATHVVTALLYGAQAFFIFDREVSSNENHQKIQGDLQASIKKIPLISVEGQASLKMNEMEQEKIDKFSCTFHGDFALENNPVSYVDAIKVYSELPKMLGEHGENAVPMTVWLYPLKKLDSAAAQLVREISVSLIRRAQRIMNELHNSDIQCKDLMRDNIAIQFPEITAKISNCKDFCSEYKIVFQKHLCRLLPSIRGGGKEEQELIDALNDKERSPFKGALITKFLNEREREMNVVRSYLEIMKDVPVLSSSNDLDKVVLKASNNYVIAFALTSLNKKEPYLSDLENYLKAQSCNSGEQISFDQNSSKKTEKWFSSGDATTLTRATIQAFLDFKEANKGRKNIEFCIASIPDELSTASSIHVYERGRLISSQYELPSKPPMPVFLSAEHDCIHLQIKPPDRGVSCVDSYCISYQSAQSSEWKDVDTNGVSDQVTVNQLKPHKEYCFTCKAVCRPGVSLTSDTTSFFRTRPCAPPGAPTVKQVESESGTVVWDVPTSVGEDVLITGYMLEFRECTKDHESERPWKSVKSTNRECTLQGLKGDTIYTVRVFANCGNDGVSLPSPETLFSDSFKGKESNKDGSGLFLNQSLRIKKGNPSIHSLKLYKKMSENVSFNQYVFERKVEDVKNKVILLLGSTGAGKTTLINVMINYILGVKWQDAYRFKLINEVTNRTQAESQTSIVSSFELYNQPGFQIPYSLTIVDTPGFGDTRGIAHDKLITEQVKSFLCSPLGIDHIDAICFVVQSSLSRLSGTQKYIFDSVLSIFGKDVVDNILILVTFADGKDTPVLEAIKAADLPCQKNKKGQPTHFKFNNSAVYADKNVEEPTTSDSDSDDDDDGGDKLTELVWDKTFKQMKAFFKTLGTIESKDLSMTIKVLEERERLEKAMTSLTPQITAGLSKLSEIKKFKLCLENESESMAKNQNFEQEVEVMKAKRTPVNCFTMNCNNCFFTCHSNCFLPAEDSVQTCAVMEAGHCIICPENCHYSAHSRENFMWTYETKIETKSIKELKDNFMAAKGKFMDTKQMLDALEKEFHGIEDKLMKLIRLSSDCIRRLDEIALKPKSLSTAEYLEILIKTEKEEKSPGFEDRIVGLEKMKQETLILEKIAKGENLLEKERKIMVEREKRMKTVALKIQKITKVVSGLQSQHNQETHNQKDASACLDGQEMSSTK
- the LOC109099094 gene encoding uncharacterized protein LOC109099094 isoform X2, giving the protein MSNSETIELACLGRPFQLGMLYDCRRDLLIPGITLWDAEMLQKNINVRPQPNTDFKIIATDSSEDKASALNVSASLEASFLCGLVSVKGSAEYLNNKKSSKHHSRVTLQYYTTSRFEQLTMEHLGAGNVKHCNVFQEGSATHVVTALLYGAQAFFIFDREVSSNENHQKIQGDLQASIKKIPLISVEGQASLKMNEMEQEKIDKFSCTFHGDFALENNPVSYVDAIKVYSELPKMLGEHGENAVPMTVWLYPLKKLDSAAAQLVREISVSLIRRAQRIMNELHNSDIQCKDLMRDNIAIQFPEITAKISNCKDFCSEYKIVFQKHLCRLLPSIRGGGKEEQELIDALNDKERSPFKGALITKFLNEREREMNVVRSYLEIMKDVPVLSSSNDLDKVVLKASNNYVIAFALTSLNKKEPYLSDLENYLKAQSCNSGEQISFDQNSSKKTEKWFSSGDATTLTRATIQAFLDFKEANKGRKNIEFCIASIPDELSTASSIHVYERGRLISSQYELPSKPPMPVFLSAEHDCIHLQIKPPDRGVSCVDSYCISYQSAQSSEWKDVDTNGVSDQVTVNQLKPHKEYCFTCKAVCRPGVSLTSDTTSFFRTRPCAPPGAPTVKQVESESGTVVWDVPTSVGEDVLITGYMLEFRECTKDHESERPWKSVKSTNRECTLQGLKGDTIYTVRVFANCGNDGVSLPSPETLFSDSFKGKESNKDGSGLFLNQSLRIKKGNPSIHSLKLYKKMSENVSFNQYVFERKVEDVKNKVILLLGSTGAGKTTLINVMINYILGVKWQDAYRFKLINEVTNRTQAESQTSIVSSFELYNQPGFQIPYSLTIVDTPGFGDTRGIAHDKLITEQVKSFLCSPLGIDHIDAICFVVQSSLSRLSGTQKYIFDSVLSIFGKDVVDNILILVTFADGKDTPVLEAIKAADLPCQKNKKGQPTHFKFNNSAVYADKNVEEPTTSDSDSDDDDDGGDKLTELVWDKTFKQMKAFFKTLGTIESKDLSMTIKVLEERERLEKAMTSLTPQITAGLSKLSEIKKFKLCLENESESMAKNQNFEQEVEVMKAKRTPVNCFTMNCNNCFFTCHSNCFLPAEDSVQTCAVMEAGHCIICPENCHYSAHSRENFMWTYETKIETKSIKELKDNFMAAKGKFMDTKQMLDALEKEFHGIEDKLMKLIRLSSDCIRRLDEIALKPKSLSTAEYLEILIKTEKEEKSPGFEDRIVGLEKMKQETLILEKIAKGENLLEKERKIMVEREKRMKTVALKIQKITKVVSGLQSQHNQETHNQKDASACLDGQEMSSTK
- the LOC109099094 gene encoding uncharacterized protein LOC109099094 isoform X1, with amino-acid sequence MSFLFGIVNTHLKAPDQQTDKSFAFIEVPTLADDRLIKGITLWDAEMLQKNINVRPQPNTDFKIIATDSSEDKASALNVSASLEASFLCGLVSVKGSAEYLNNKKSSKHHSRVTLQYYTTSRFEQLTMEHLGAGNVKHCNVFQEGSATHVVTALLYGAQAFFIFDREVSSNENHQKIQGDLQASIKKIPLISVEGQASLKMNEMEQEKIDKFSCTFHGDFALENNPVSYVDAIKVYSELPKMLGEHGENAVPMTVWLYPLKKLDSAAAQLVREISVSLIRRAQRIMNELHNSDIQCKDLMRDNIAIQFPEITAKISNCKDFCSEYKIVFQKHLCRLLPSIRGGGKEEQELIDALNDKERSPFKGALITKFLNEREREMNVVRSYLEIMKDVPVLSSSNDLDKVVLKASNNYVIAFALTSLNKKEPYLSDLENYLKAQSCNSGEQISFDQNSSKKTEKWFSSGDATTLTRATIQAFLDFKEANKGRKNIEFCIASIPDELSTASSIHVYERGRLISSQYELPSKPPMPVFLSAEHDCIHLQIKPPDRGVSCVDSYCISYQSAQSSEWKDVDTNGVSDQVTVNQLKPHKEYCFTCKAVCRPGVSLTSDTTSFFRTRPCAPPGAPTVKQVESESGTVVWDVPTSVGEDVLITGYMLEFRECTKDHESERPWKSVKSTNRECTLQGLKGDTIYTVRVFANCGNDGVSLPSPETLFSDSFKGKESNKDGSGLFLNQSLRIKKGNPSIHSLKLYKKMSENVSFNQYVFERKVEDVKNKVILLLGSTGAGKTTLINVMINYILGVKWQDAYRFKLINEVTNRTQAESQTSIVSSFELYNQPGFQIPYSLTIVDTPGFGDTRGIAHDKLITEQVKSFLCSPLGIDHIDAICFVVQSSLSRLSGTQKYIFDSVLSIFGKDVVDNILILVTFADGKDTPVLEAIKAADLPCQKNKKGQPTHFKFNNSAVYADKNVEEPTTSDSDSDDDDDGGDKLTELVWDKTFKQMKAFFKTLGTIESKDLSMTIKVLEERERLEKAMTSLTPQITAGLSKLSEIKKFKLCLENESESMAKNQNFEQEVEVMKAKRTPVNCFTMNCNNCFFTCHSNCFLPAEDSVQTCAVMEAGHCIICPENCHYSAHSRENFMWTYETKIETKSIKELKDNFMAAKGKFMDTKQMLDALEKEFHGIEDKLMKLIRLSSDCIRRLDEIALKPKSLSTAEYLEILIKTEKEEKSPGFEDRIVGLEKMKQETLILEKIAKGENLLEKERKIMVEREKRMKTVALKIQKITKVVSGLQSQHNQETHNQKDASACLDGQEMSSTK